ggcaattgaaaatttacatgTAGAGAAGTACAATATATGTTAATAGACGGTTAAAAGCATCATGTTGAAtaggtaaaaaataaatcatttagcCGTGGGTCTGGGTTCCAAATAACTAGTGGATGATGAATTTGAGAATATCCCAGTTACAATTAATCTGCAGGCAGTTGCATTAACATGACTATGAAAGAATCAAAGCAACGACAAGAAGTAACTGTCTGAAATGTCATCCAGTTAAGAAGACCAATTATATGTTGATAAGTTGACGTGCAAGTGAGTTGCCTTTCGCTTATCttgcctttttcttcattttttttttcaatttgtaatCTCTAAGTTCGGATCGTTTGCAATGAGCCTGGCATATCGAATTGAGGCAAGGTAATGTCAATCATTGaccttatatttttgttctattttCTTCGCCATTGCGTGATCATGCATGACTGTTACAGCTCTTCAAAAATTACTACGAGTGCGATTTTCGAGCAGCCATGGGCGCGCGGATAATCTTATATTAATCATTGTTTTATCACGTGAATTGCATGGCCAGCGTTTAGGAGTTATCGGGCCGCCGCCAGTTCGGTAGTTATCCTCTCATAAACGTCTGCGAAGAAATAAATTgcttaacaataataatataatataatcataaattatcATACAATCTCTTtcctataaattaaaaatcatgcatttattcATATGGTTTGAATGAACAAGTCGAAGAATAAAAtagttatgaaaataattacatgGAACCTGAAATACTTTTATTCAGCTAgtttattataaatgtttGTGCAACTGTTTGTGAATGTAGCGTTATTTTATATAAGCGCCGGCTCTCgcataatttaatgaatttgaaaattacatCCTGTGTATGTGTTTTCTTCACATGGGATGATCCTtatcttaaatattattgttaaacttttaataataataattacaggAAAAAAATGTTCAATACCAAACAAATCTAGATTATGGTGATGTCAATGGTCAGCAACATCAAGGTTTCTGtcctttttaatttgattatttttatgtcgATTAGCATCATGTATTGGAATGTCTAAGGGGCGGCCTCGTCTAAATTTAGGCGCTCTTTTAAGACagttgttaaaaattataaccCTTCTGAAACTCGTGTTAGTGGAATTAAAACATATgagtttattaagaaaaatggtttTGATCATTCTCATCGAGTTGAAGTAGTAGGCTTCTCTGGAGGAATTTGACTCCTCTTGCGGAGTTTTATAGAGGTGGATGTGTTGTTTAATCATAggtaaattattcattttagaATTTGTATGAATAATGTCTTTGTCTTGGGCAACAACTGTTTATTCTAGCCCAAATCCAATGTTGTGGAGACAGTTATGGAATCATATGGATAACCTTGCTCGTTCAATTCAAAGTCTTTGGTTGATTGATAGGGATTTTAACTCTATTTTGTATGCTTCTGAAAAACATGGGGGCGTTGCAAGGCATCATGGAGTGTGTAGTTTGTTTCGACAGTGGTTTAATGggcataaaattttttatttaaaatttaaaggtcAATGGTTTACCTAGTCACGTGGAACTCTTCTTAAACGACCACTAAAGTTCGCGGATAATTATGTTCTTCATCTTCTGAAGGTTGCCTTAGATCACAGGCCAGTGCTGGTTTGGTTTAAGGGAGCTGATTACAAGAAACAAGTTAATATGCCTTTTCGGTTTTTGGCATCTTGGTTAACTCATGAGCATTTTAACACATTTGTAAAGCAGACGTGGGATCCTAATGTTCACTATAATACTACGTAATATTACGGCCTCTCAGTTTGTCCATGCGGTTCAAGGTTGGAATCGGGATGTGtttggaaatattttttagcacAAATGAAGGTTAATGGCTCGGATTAATGGTATTCAAGCAGCCTTAGAGAATTATAGCTTTAGAGGGCTGATTCAATTAGAGGCACAATTACACAGTGAGTTGGAGGTATTATTAGCTGTGGAATTATGTGAGTTTGAGAATGAGATTGCAATTATACGAGAGTttgtgggttttttttttctctttcaacgTAAGGAATTTATGATCtcttatgataaaataataacattaagaAGGAAATCAAACTTCAGTGTTTGAAATTTGGATCGGTATACGTAGGGACAATGAGCCAGCAGGTGGAGGACTtgtaataatgatgaaaatttcCAAGAAAAGGAAGGTGAATGCGAATATCCCACTGGTGGAGTGGAGTTGAGAATTCTCTCTACATGTACCTACAGCTTTCATGGAGTTTCAGCCTCAACTACAGTATATTAAATCTTCCCTATTagttccattttttttttgtttaaagtcACAAGTTCTTCCACTACTTGAAATCATAAGCGACTCATGAAACGGTCAAAATCAGGACTAAATTAAAGTTGATCCCCAAGTGAAACACCACGGCTTTGGTGTGCATATAATCGGtatcaaattatgaaatgataattttgaagACTATGTTGATCCTTCACCGAAATATCATTGCTAATTTGGGTCATATTGAGTGACGATGATCTGTGTTTGTCACTCGGAGTAGGTAATCGATTCAGAATCAAATTAAACCTTGAAAGGAGTTGTTGGCGCAATAAAGCATGTAATGGAAGCAGAACAAATGCGTACCGAAAGtggaataaaaacaatttatctaatgttaaatcaattctcgcatTCTCTCTAAAGAAGCCAATGGATTTCCACATTACAGACTTATTTCGTTGACGTGTATTGCTTCTGGttctttgttttgattttcttgcGTTATTACTTTTCTTCAATGCCTCTATGTGGTGTGAGGCTCATTTTATTTGTCCTAATTAATACGTTGTATTATTTGCTATcaaatcttaataaattacCAGATGATttaatacacaaaaaaaatttaataaattaccaaTGTATTaaggttttaaaaaaacaacaattctCGCAAACACACCATTGCACCAGCCAGCTGTGGTGTAGCTCCTCCCttaccaaacaaaaacaaaataatagatatttttttaaatttattactcatttacaattttaactaatattatagatcattttatttacaattttagcGAAAgtgaagaattaaaaaaaaatcagtaccAATTCATTTGAGATGAGAGATTATAATAGATTTGCAAGAGAATAAGAGATTTAATAATAAGTAGTGGCAATTggttaatatttatacaaaagagctttgatgcaaacaataaaattttctatgcAAATTAATgtaaaggggggggggggcttGCAAATTGTCTAGAgaaatatatcatatattaacACTTCATATAAATAATCATCAACGAATACGATAGCTTAGACTGGCTCTACCTTAATTATTGCAACAACCCTATGGGCTATGATTATTAAGAGTCATCATTCAAATCTCTTTCCCGAAAAGCGATGTAATGTTATACAATATGGTAGCTTACAAATACTTCTGTAATATTTGTTATAGGATCACGACAAAGCAGTGTCAAAAgccaatttttgtttttttttttaaatggaggAGCGAGAAAGCTTCAAGGGGAAATGTATTGGACGCTACTTTCTCATTCGTTTCTTGtcatatgtatgttttaattaattataataatatataaatccaAGTAACAAGTATTGAACTAATAAAGAACAATGATCAACAAGCACCTAAGACCTTCTCATTATTTCGAACccttatattattaatttaagtattttttcaccatatataaaataagcaCATAGTTAGCTGGCTATTCGACAATCTGATCAATTGATTTTCTTGAGCGAAATTGggaaaaattattgttgacCCCTATTTTTAGCATAGCATcctaatatttcaaaaatactcAAAACCCCAAGTCGTTGCAACATTAATGAAGTATTAAAAGCGAATAGAAGAGCTTTTTCATGACCTTTATCTACAATgacaaattgaaaataatatgtgTACATGCATGATTGCATGTATCGCAAAGTCAACTGGTGTAATGTCATTTCTTtgtgaaattttcaaaatctaaaaatcaCAATAAACAAGTGAAAGGAAAAGTCACAATACAATAGATATTTGTATTGAAAATACTATTGAAGGAACAAAGAATTATGAGTTACAATTCCATGTCTCATGCACCGTATCCCATTCAAATGTcattggggaaaaaaaaataaaagagacaATCAGTAGCCAGTATAGGATGAAAAATCAGCCTTCCacgtaattttattttgacaaattGGTCAATTATCACATAACACTACAGTTAACAacatttaaatgaattaaaaaatatataatcctTTGTGCTGGGCGATTTATATTGTTCAATTGGTGGCTTTTGCAACCTTTCCTTGCGGTGATCTCATGTCACGAATCCGCTTCTCCTTAGAAAGATCTTTTGCTAGTctgcaaaattaaataaataaaatagaaaacatgAATTAGTATAAACATACACTAATACACACATGCATTGAGATACATGCTAACTGATTAACAGTTACGTACCTTATGAGAGCCTCGTCATTAGTACCCTGACCACAAGGCTCACATAGTCCAGTTTCGAAATTGACCTTTGTAACTGGTTTCTTCAGCAGTCTTTCACCAATTCCCACAAGACTCTCGAGGTTCTTTTTGGTGGCAACATCAACTGAAGCCTCGTCTCCAGTTAGTGTATCATCCTGGATGCGAAGATAACCGTTTTCAGAATGAAGGGCTTTAAAAGCAGTGGAAATGTGAAAGTCCGTCATGTCGCTGCTTGATTGCATGAACACATCCACCAATGGAGTCGAACTTTCACTCGACAACCAACCCAACACACCCCACTTAGCTGCTTTAAGGGCGTCATACTTCGCTTCAGTTTTTGGCGCACCAGTCCCTAACGATATCACCAGAAACCGAGTGTAATCCATTGCGTTGATTGCATAGTAGTCAGAACTTCCCCGATTGATTTCTTTGGTTACCTCGTTCAAAGCAACTAGAGTCTGaaaaattatacatatattatataagtTTTCCGTCATTGgagaatttttcaataattaattaataaagatcgatcgaaatatataattataccGGATTGTTAGCGGCAACGCCACCGTCAATGAGATCAAAACTTCTCACTTTTCCTGTGGAATCTTTGGTTTCAAACGAATGGGCTGGAAGATAAGTAGGGGCGGCTGAAGTTGCAACGCAGATATCGGAGAGTGAGGCATCTAGGCTGGGATTTTGCTTCATCTGATAATTAAATCACGCGGAACACATGCAATCAAGTTAGagcttaattattttaatgcctttttttttttttttggagagaTAGTGGTGAAGTTTTATGTACGGACCTCGTAGCTGGAGAAGATAGTTGGCTGGAGATTCTTGATGTCAAAAGTTGGAATCACAACGTTTGTCAACGTCTCGTGCAGCTTTTTATCTCCTAATTTTTCCTTCACGAGGTGATGTAGATATTTGCCATCATATTTTGGCCCAGTGAGAGACTTAATCAGCTTTGTAGCAGGACCAAAGGGGCCACTGTAATACATACAATAAGGAAAATATATCAAtcgaaattaaattttttttttcttttttctttttccttttcccccCTTCTCTTTGCCACACATGTATATCAAGATTGTTACCTAGATTGGGGAAAGATTTTAGGGCAGTGATTCAGATAAAATTCCTTGATATCCTTAGCAGCAAACAGGGGGCGATTTTGCTCATTTGGGGCCGTTAGCATAGCGGTCACAAGACCACCGGTGCTCGTTCCTGAAATCACATCAAAATAGTCTGCAATTCTTGCTTCCTCTCCGTCAAGTTTCTGTTCAAATTTCCGACCAAAAATCATTATTACTCTACTCTATAAATCTATACATCCCAAATTTCTTAATCTAAAAGGTTATCCCAAATGATGTGACAATCATTAATTGGTTAGTaggaataatataattaattcacttagattttataaagaattactagtcaatcaataaaatttgatatgtcTGTCATTACTTATATCTCTAAAGTATTGATACATGAAATCATATATAATATGCGAGCATGCTTATGTTGTAACCACATAGTACATACTAAATCTATTAATACTACCTGAAGCTCAGACTCTAGGAAGGCAAGGATAGTTGCAGGGATGACTCCTCTAATTCCACCTCCATCGATGCTAAGAATGGTGATAAGGTTACCAAAAGTTGGAGGTTGTATGGGTGATCTTGGAGATTGAATTTCCATTAGAAAAACTAACAAGGTAATTCAAAAAGGAACCAGGGATATATGGATTAAGAAAGAGGGAGATCGTTCAGCTAATTGAAGTTTTTGGAAAATTGAACTTGAGTGTCTCTGCTGAAATGATGTTGTAGTAGTACGAATTCTTAAGGAAAGACATGCGCGGTATTTATAGACCTCTGCTTCGCGTGAAATTGATTTAGtttgaatattcaaaattattcaagCGACTTTTCTAGCACTTTGACCCAGTATCCGCAGCTTTTCGGATGGCTTCACAGTCACATTGATCCAAATTCTTTCGGTAGCCTGGACTTGGATTCAGTTGGACCAAATATTCGCGTCCAAGAGGGCAagtgaaaatatatatgtagagAAGTAAAATATACGTTAATGGACGGTTAAAAGCACCACGTTGAATAGgtcaaaaataatcatttagcCGTGGGTCTGGGTTCCAAATAACTAGTGGATGATGAATTTGAGAATATCCCAGTAACAATTAATCTGCTGGCAGTTGCATTAACAGGACTATGAAAGAATCAAAGCAACGACAAGAAGTAACTGTCTGAAAAGTCATCCAGTAAAGAAGACCAATTATATGTTGATGAGTTGACAAGTGAGTTGCCTTTCGCAGTTATACCAAGTCTCGAGGACGAGAATGTTTCCTCCGCCGAGGTACATTCAAAGAAAGCGCTTATCtagccttttttttccttctttttttttttttttcaaatttgtaatCTCTAAGGTTATGTTTGGAAGTTAGTATTAAGTATGGGATTAGATTAACTTtgtgattaaatattttatcttatttttggCTACTTTGCTTGGATTGGATTAGGAAgaactaaatttatattttatcccATTTTTGGCTACTTTGCttggattggattagattAGGGAGGACTAAATTCTTAAATCATGAGATTAACAATTCCAATTTATAAGTGGGTTTAGATGGAATtagaataagagaaaaaaaattattcatatttctttcatatataatactattttttatttgtaacctaaagtttaattaattatttatttatttattttattcatgatttacttgaatttattttttattttgtttttctagtttaattaaattggtacttttactccaataaaattaactatgtaataatttgttacaataattgattgtattaaatttaataatcaccaatgtaatattaaaaataatcatggaaattaataatacaagtaaataatttgttttatatatacattattTCCTAGctttttggtaaaataaaatatatgtaaaatatcttataaaaaataattaaaaaattaaaaaattattaatttatatttgtttattataattatgactaCCCAATGACtaatttactacatatttAATGCTCTTGTTAATTacctttaaattaattttaatttttactctttaacattcataaatattttttatatttaaatatgatttaacaTTGTTCAATACGATATTATaccaaatataatatagtatataatataatccaGTTTAATTCAGTCCAATCTTAATAATTAGTTCAATATAATCATTCGTGTCAAAAGAGAACCTAAAGTCTGATTGTTTGCAATTAGTCTGGCATATCGAATTGAGACAAGATCCTTTGGAGTATTCCCAACTAACATCATACGACATACAGTAAGATATACGTAAGAGAATAATAATGCTTATGTGATATAACATTACATTTTGATATCAACTAATAAACGTACGTAATTTTAGGGTAGTCCACAACCACAAGAATCTATGCACTCTTAACAGAATCAAGCATCTAACCTAACTAAACATATACAGACTGATACAGATAAGCTATAAACATAATTgattactaattaaattataattcatcaaCGCTAAGGGGATTCAAAATTTAGCCCCTTaaataatccaaatttgacagTAGTTAAgcttaataattaagtttgGAACCTTTATCTGGGCCAACTATTGCAGTACATATTCTTCCAAGCAACAACAAAATGGATGATAAATCTTATCACATTCCCAAACTGGGCTATTATGGCAATATTTTAACACGTAAAATATAAGGATGTATGCATAATGTTCATCATATATAGCTATAGACATGTAAAGGTTTTGGTATCTACCTTTCTTCAAGCCTGCACAGTTTTATACCCTCCTCCAGAGCAGATCTCACTTGATCAGGCAGAGGACTCCTACAAATTCAAGCACCTTAGAGATCATTAACGTCATAGCATGCCAAAACTGGAAGATAAAAATTCCTAGTTGCtgaataaattgaaaactgCTGATAAAATCTCCTAGGCATGGGATTTAGTTTCTAGTCGCAAGATTGTGGTTAGAAATTCAGCTTTCACTGAGGTTCTAAGTTTTATTATAGTGCTAACATGGCAGATGCGCTGATGAGATATATTTGCTGATATGGTTTCAAAGGATTAGCTGGGTGCTGTAGAAGCAGTTATGTCAGTTATCACGCGTTAAAGAATGACTAGAAGACAAAAGGAAATTCTAGAGAGTTAATAATGTAATGACCAAATAGCCATAGCTAGTGTTGGGACAACAAAAAGACGAAGTCAAAAAAGGGGTAATTGACATTAGAAGGGCCACGAACTCACATTTCATCAAGCATCATATCCCATAGAAAACATGTTCACCTATCATTTTTCAGCAACGGCATTTTGACAAGAGAACCGAAACGTTTAAGCAAATCACGCTCAAAGTTGAACCATGGATTGCTCTGAAAATTGACAGCATAAGAGATCAGATAATGCTTTTAGTATATATCGGAACGTCAATATTATGCTGGtcgaaaaataaacatcataCCCTGTCCTTAATAAGGCGATAAAATACTTGTGGAACATAACCAGCAGCATTCGGAGAGTCCTTGTCAAGATCCCCCTAGATCGCATTTGgcattaaaaatgaaataaataagataataatcCGGACATTTGAGGTAAAAATATACGAAAACAACTACAAATTTAGAAGGAACAGACGAATATATGTACTAGATGATGAACTTTTTGAAGCAAATGAAACATGAAAACAGCTAATGCATCGAGAGAAAACTGAGTTGTTGAATCCGTTCCTGCACATTCAATGGGCCACAATTTGTAATCATTTGATGGCAGAGATATGAAGGTAACAACCATGAAATCAGCAGAGGTAGCCAGTCCAAGGACATGGAACATCAACAGCCAGTACCGCCAGTGCTTTAAGCATA
This window of the Citrus sinensis cultivar Valencia sweet orange chromosome 8, DVS_A1.0, whole genome shotgun sequence genome carries:
- the LOC102618854 gene encoding patatin-like protein 2 isoform X1 — protein: MEIQSPRSPIQPPTFGNLITILSIDGGGIRGVIPATILAFLESELQKLDGEEARIADYFDVISGTSTGGLVTAMLTAPNEQNRPLFAAKDIKEFYLNHCPKIFPQSSGPFGPATKLIKSLTGPKYDGKYLHHLVKEKLGDKKLHETLTNVVIPTFDIKNLQPTIFSSYEMKQNPSLDASLSDICVATSAAPTYLPAHSFETKDSTGKVRSFDLIDGGVAANNPTLVALNEVTKEINRGSSDYYAINAMDYTRFLVISLGTGAPKTEAKYDALKAAKWGVLGWLSSESSTPLVDVFMQSSSDMTDFHISTAFKALHSENGYLRIQDDTLTGDEASVDVATKKNLESLVGIGERLLKKPVTKVNFETGLCEPCGQGTNDEALIRLAKDLSKEKRIRDMRSPQGKVAKATN